Proteins encoded in a region of the Bubalus bubalis isolate 160015118507 breed Murrah chromosome 9, NDDB_SH_1, whole genome shotgun sequence genome:
- the LOC102410596 gene encoding hepatitis A virus cellular receptor 1-like isoform X2 — translation MHPWVALLGLLLLPDGVTSYHRVTGVAGQSVTLPCYYNGEVTSMCWGRGACPWLNCGTSIIWTDGYRVTYRRDGRYQLNGNIRGRDVSLTINNAAVSDSGLYCCRIEVRGWFNDIKTTLELRINPAPPTTTTTTTTTTTTTTTTTPTTTTTTPRTTTTTRRTITTTTLRTTTTTTTTPRTTTTTRKTTITTTPTTTTTIITTTTTPKTTPTTTPTTTTTTTPTTMVTTAPTATTTAVPTTINTTTPTMTVTTAPVTVRSSTSAPPMPAPTEDLQPASLSSPSQTAESQPTTLYETNITSSPWHSCSTDGNGTVTQSPDPHWHNNQTDIFAWGARWSYYV, via the exons ATGCATCCTTGGGTAGCCCTCCTGGGCCTCCTACTCCTGCCAG ATGGTGTAACCTCTTACCATCGAGTGACTGGAGTGGCGGGTCAGAGTGTCACTCTACCCTGCTATTATAATGGAGAAGTCACAAGCATGTGTTGGGGCCGAGGGGCATGTCCTTGGTTGAACTGTGGAACTAGCATCATCTGGACTGATGGATACAGAGTCACCTATCGGAGGGATGGACGTTATCAGCTAAATGGCAATATTCGTGGAAGGGATGTGTCTTTGACCATAAACAATGCTGCCGTGTCTGACAGTGGCTTGTATTGTTGCCGAATTGAGGTGAGAGGGTGGTTCAATGACATAAAAACCACCCTAGAGTTGAGGATCAATCCAG CTCCACCTACAACGACAACGACCACCACCACTACTACTACAACAACTACCACCACTACTCCAACAACCACTACCACTACTCCAAGAACAACCACCACTACAAGAAGGACAATTACTACCACTACTCTAagaaccactaccaccaccaccactactccACGAACAACCACCACTACTAGAAAGACAACCATTACTACTACTCCAACAACGACTACCACTATTATAACCACCACTACTACCCCTAAAACAACACCCACCACAActccaacaaccaccaccaccactactccAACCACAATGGTCACCACTGCTCCAACAGCCACCACCACTGCTGTGCCAACAACCATCAACACCACTACTCCAACCATGACAGTCACCACTGCTCCAGTGACAGTGAGGTCCTCTACTTCTGCTCCTCCAATGCCAGCACCCACAGAGGACCTCCAGCCAG CTTCTTTATCTTCTCCAAGTCAGACAGCAGAAAGCCAGCCTACTACCCTGTATGAAACAAACATAACCAGCTCACCATGGCACTCTTGTTCAACAG ATGGAAATGGCACTGTGACCCAGTCTCCAGATCCCCATTGGCATAACAATCAAACT